In Brachyspira hampsonii, the following are encoded in one genomic region:
- the mtnK gene encoding S-methyl-5-thioribose kinase: MSNFNEYFLMEEKDVLLYVKNKLKYFSQDDNIICKEIGDGNINYVYRISNGKDSIILKQAGVHTRSNSSGRILDINRNSREADILSFYGSILPDLAPKIISIDRVMNLFVMEDLKSFLVLRDALMKGQIYHHLQEQITDFLVETTLSTADFFTDPFAKKENVIKYTNKELCKISEELVFREPFFNVLKENVFSKSLNKFVEDNLYNNKQLQLEAAKLKYEFMNNPQALIHGDLHTGSIFVNEDYIKVMDCEFAFYGPIGYDLGTIIANFIFSYVYHLYVTKDKNYTSFLFNVIDNTLKLFKNKFISKFLNECTDISAQNDYFIEYYLLEVLKTGFGICGLELLRRTTGCARVKEIESVSDDDIRRDIEFTLLNIGIECLSYRDRLSEEEKFMKFVDNIIDNINL; encoded by the coding sequence ATGTCAAATTTTAATGAATATTTTTTGATGGAAGAGAAAGATGTTTTGCTTTATGTAAAAAATAAATTAAAATATTTTTCTCAAGATGATAATATAATTTGCAAAGAAATAGGCGACGGCAATATTAATTATGTATATAGAATAAGCAACGGTAAAGATTCAATAATACTTAAACAGGCAGGAGTTCATACTAGAAGCAATTCATCAGGAAGAATACTTGATATTAACAGAAATTCAAGAGAGGCGGATATATTATCTTTTTACGGCAGTATACTTCCTGATTTGGCTCCGAAAATCATTTCTATAGACAGAGTTATGAATTTGTTTGTAATGGAAGATTTAAAATCTTTTCTTGTACTTAGAGATGCTTTGATGAAAGGGCAGATATATCATCATTTGCAAGAACAGATAACAGATTTTTTAGTTGAAACAACATTGTCTACCGCTGATTTTTTTACAGATCCATTTGCCAAGAAAGAAAATGTTATAAAATATACCAATAAAGAACTTTGTAAGATAAGCGAAGAACTAGTATTCAGAGAACCATTTTTTAATGTTCTTAAAGAAAATGTTTTTTCTAAGTCATTAAATAAATTTGTTGAGGATAATCTTTATAACAATAAGCAGCTGCAATTAGAAGCGGCAAAATTAAAGTACGAATTTATGAATAATCCTCAGGCTTTAATACATGGAGATTTACATACAGGTTCTATATTTGTTAATGAAGATTATATAAAAGTTATGGACTGCGAATTTGCATTTTATGGCCCTATAGGCTATGATTTAGGTACTATTATAGCTAATTTTATATTTTCTTATGTTTATCATTTATATGTTACCAAAGATAAAAATTATACATCATTTCTTTTCAATGTTATTGATAACACTCTAAAACTTTTTAAAAATAAGTTTATTAGTAAATTCCTGAATGAATGTACTGATATATCAGCACAAAATGATTATTTTATAGAATATTATCTTCTTGAAGTATTGAAAACAGGATTTGGTATATGCGGACTTGAATTATTAAGAAGAACTACGGGATGTGCTAGAGTAAAAGAAATAGAGTCGGTTTCTGATGATGATATAAGAAGAGATATAGAATTTACTCTTTTAAATATAGGTATTGAATGCTTATCATATAGGGACAGACTTTCTGAAGAAGAAAAGTTTATGAAATTTGTTGATAATATAATTGATAATATAAATTTATAA
- a CDS encoding FAD-dependent oxidoreductase, whose protein sequence is MKVIVIGCNHAGTWAAKTLKATDPNCKVVTYDRNDNISFLACGIALWVGGVVKDPKGLFYATPESLKGEGIDVYMGHEVMKIDWANKKLHVKELKTGKEFEDTYDKLILATGSWPVTPPIEGLKQEGTEYGLKKGIFFSKLFQQGQDIINEIAKPEVKKVMVVGAGYIGVELIEAFKNHGKEVILMEAMPRVMANYFDKEITDEAEKRIKEAGIEMHLGETVKKFEGDDRVKKVVTDKGSYDVDMVVMSVGFRPNSELYKDYLETLPNGAIVVDTTMKSSKDPDVYAIGDCATVYSRASEKQEYIALATNAVRMGIVAANNALGKHVEYCGTQGSNAICVFGYNMASTGWSEETAKKKGLKAKSNFFKDSERPEFMPGNEDVLVKIVYEEGTGRLLGAQIASEHNHAEAIHAFSLAIQRGMTVQEFALSDFFFLPHYNKPLSWMTMVAYTAK, encoded by the coding sequence ATGAAAGTTATTGTAATAGGATGTAACCATGCTGGTACTTGGGCAGCAAAAACTTTGAAAGCTACAGATCCTAACTGTAAAGTAGTTACTTATGATAGAAACGATAATATATCTTTCTTAGCTTGCGGTATAGCACTTTGGGTTGGAGGAGTTGTTAAAGATCCTAAAGGTCTGTTCTATGCTACTCCGGAAAGCCTAAAAGGAGAAGGCATTGATGTTTATATGGGACATGAAGTAATGAAAATAGACTGGGCTAATAAAAAATTACATGTAAAAGAACTAAAAACAGGTAAAGAATTTGAAGACACTTATGACAAACTTATACTTGCTACTGGTTCTTGGCCTGTAACTCCTCCTATAGAAGGATTAAAACAGGAAGGTACTGAATACGGTCTTAAAAAAGGTATTTTCTTCTCTAAACTATTCCAACAAGGACAGGATATTATCAATGAAATAGCTAAACCTGAAGTAAAAAAAGTTATGGTTGTTGGTGCAGGATATATAGGTGTTGAGCTTATAGAAGCATTCAAAAATCATGGTAAAGAAGTTATCTTAATGGAAGCTATGCCTAGAGTTATGGCTAACTATTTTGATAAAGAAATCACTGATGAAGCTGAAAAAAGAATCAAAGAAGCTGGAATAGAAATGCATTTAGGTGAAACTGTTAAAAAGTTTGAAGGTGATGACAGAGTTAAAAAAGTTGTTACTGATAAAGGTTCTTATGATGTAGATATGGTAGTTATGTCTGTTGGATTCAGACCTAATAGCGAACTTTATAAAGACTATTTAGAAACTTTACCTAATGGTGCTATTGTAGTAGATACTACTATGAAAAGCAGTAAAGATCCTGATGTTTATGCTATAGGGGACTGTGCTACTGTATATTCAAGAGCTTCTGAAAAACAAGAATATATCGCTTTAGCTACTAATGCTGTAAGAATGGGTATTGTTGCTGCTAATAATGCTTTAGGAAAACATGTTGAATACTGCGGTACTCAAGGTTCTAATGCTATATGCGTATTCGGATATAATATGGCTTCTACTGGATGGTCTGAAGAAACTGCTAAGAAAAAAGGATTAAAAGCAAAATCTAATTTCTTCAAAGATTCTGAAAGACCTGAATTTATGCCTGGCAACGAAGATGTATTAGTAAAAATTGTTTATGAAGAAGGTACAGGCCGTTTATTAGGTGCACAAATTGCTTCTGAACATAATCATGCTGAAGCTATACATGCATTCTCTTTAGCTATACAAAGAGGTATGACTGTTCAGGAATTTGCTTTATCTGATTTCTTCTTCCTACCTCATTACAACAAACCATTATCTTGGATGACTATGGTTGCTTATACTGCTAAATAA
- a CDS encoding ECF transporter S component: protein MNNDLKYNILIAFIGIVINFALTFIVLLFKIPFLFLDSVGTILSAVLLGPIYGAIVGILTNMIISLFINYSHLNFAVINALIGIIIGLIAKKIKFNIIPAIISGIIIGIISPLIGTPISIILSDGFTGAKIDSFIKILNENGVDLFHASFIIRLLTNIFDKVLSCIIVYIAIKKIILFQKNECINDSNTDNNDDNK, encoded by the coding sequence ATGAATAATGATTTAAAATACAATATATTAATAGCTTTTATAGGAATAGTAATAAATTTTGCTTTAACATTTATAGTATTATTATTTAAAATACCATTTTTATTTTTAGATTCTGTAGGCACTATTTTGTCGGCCGTTTTACTAGGACCTATTTACGGTGCTATTGTAGGTATATTAACAAATATGATAATATCATTGTTTATAAACTATTCACATTTAAATTTTGCCGTAATAAATGCATTAATAGGGATAATAATTGGGCTTATAGCAAAAAAAATTAAATTTAATATTATACCAGCAATCATATCAGGAATTATAATTGGAATAATATCACCTTTAATAGGAACCCCAATATCCATAATACTATCTGACGGATTTACAGGGGCAAAAATAGATAGTTTTATAAAAATTTTAAATGAAAACGGCGTAGATCTTTTTCATGCATCTTTTATAATTAGATTATTAACGAATATATTTGATAAAGTATTATCATGCATTATTGTATATATAGCTATAAAAAAAATCATTCTATTTCAAAAAAATGAATGTATAAATGATTCAAATACTGACAATAATGATGATAATAAATAA
- a CDS encoding dipeptidase, which yields MIFDAHSDIWTDVAVKTFKGENNIIKKYHYGNMIKGKIGGSIFVIWTEPKNYNRALERVREIQYSINKELEHINDIILIAKNYNDIINAQKENKLYIFIGFEGLISIDDNIDLIDEYYEYGARHASLTWNEENKLATGVRGNSSRGLTELGKKAVNKMQDKGMIVDVSHLNDKSFFDVMDITSCPVIASHSNCRALCNSMRNLTDEQLKAIRDVNGVIGFNSYKGFIDENKEKQNINRGIDHIKYIADKIGIEHVGLGFDYNEYFEDEDAPYIKGLENASKSYDIIIKLKESGFNNEEIEKIEYKNFHRIIKEAVK from the coding sequence ATGATTTTTGATGCTCATTCTGATATATGGACTGATGTTGCTGTAAAAACTTTCAAAGGTGAAAATAATATTATAAAAAAGTATCATTATGGCAATATGATAAAAGGTAAAATAGGGGGATCTATATTTGTTATATGGACTGAACCGAAAAATTATAATAGAGCATTAGAAAGAGTAAGAGAAATTCAGTATTCCATAAATAAAGAACTTGAACATATAAATGATATTATATTAATAGCAAAGAATTATAATGATATTATTAATGCACAAAAAGAGAATAAATTATATATATTTATAGGATTTGAAGGTCTTATATCCATAGATGATAATATTGATTTGATAGATGAATATTATGAGTATGGGGCAAGACATGCTAGTCTTACTTGGAATGAAGAAAACAAATTAGCTACAGGAGTAAGAGGAAATTCATCAAGAGGATTAACTGAATTAGGAAAAAAGGCTGTAAACAAAATGCAAGATAAAGGTATGATAGTTGATGTATCGCATTTAAATGATAAATCTTTCTTTGATGTTATGGATATTACTTCATGCCCTGTTATAGCCTCACATTCTAATTGCAGAGCATTATGCAATAGTATGAGAAATCTTACAGATGAACAATTAAAAGCAATAAGAGATGTTAATGGAGTTATAGGATTTAATTCTTATAAAGGCTTTATTGATGAGAACAAAGAAAAACAAAATATAAACAGAGGCATAGACCATATAAAATATATAGCCGATAAAATAGGAATAGAGCATGTTGGGCTTGGTTTTGATTATAATGAATATTTTGAAGATGAAGATGCTCCTTATATAAAAGGTTTAGAAAATGCCTCAAAGTCTTATGATATTATAATAAAATTAAAAGAATCCGGTTTTAATAATGAAGAAATAGAGAAAATAGAATATAAAAATTTCCATAGAATTATAAAAGAAGCAGTAAAATAA